In Mytilus edulis chromosome 13, xbMytEdul2.2, whole genome shotgun sequence, a single window of DNA contains:
- the LOC139502024 gene encoding cholecystokinin receptor type A-like translates to MDDETENLVVLVLLGIFSVTGSIGNALVIYIYSRKRDITTSSLFILTLAGTDLFTCLIIIPYNIVVLYLNYTLYYELPCKLYMFLITCNVPFSAFVMVAIAFDRYFCICHPFLHAITIPRAKIIVMIMGVFACILGIMTSLTHGIFSIIDPPSLNITINDVINSTMSSYISQKNVNDTILGNSSVTPSLSTVTIGINETVSSEPDVPEGYGPGMCAPSTEIFNNTVTYIYQKIYAGFYLISFLIVLILYGLIYRSIHIRRALKAKRKRSSLFPASPNEYSAVDTQMTVLNNGHEIAGKDADGQKKFRKKSLGLKEKVFYANIRTAAMLFIVTIVFLIAFLPSWLMAHDLVPFSKILFYMYFIYNVANPIIYAFMNTSFRDDLQAVFKRICNSK, encoded by the coding sequence ATGGATGATGAAACTGAAAATCTGGTTGTTTTGGTACTTCTGGGAATATTCAGTGTAACCGGAAGTATCGGAAATGCtcttgttatatacatatattcgaGGAAGAGAGACATAACAACATCGTCATTGTTTATATTAACTCTTGCTGGTACTGACTTGTTTACTTGTTTGATAATTATTCCTTACAATATTGTGGTTCTTTATCTTAACTATACACTTTACTACGAATTACCGTgtaaattatatatgtttttgattACGTGTAATGTCCCGTTTTCTGCATTTGTCATGGTCGCCATCGCATTCGACCGATACTTTTGTATTTGTCATCCATTTTTACACGCAATTACGATTCCAAGGGCTAAAATAATTGTCATGATTATGGGAGTGTTTGCTTGTATTTTAGGAATTATGACATCCTTAACTCACGGAATATTTTCTATCATAGATCCACCATCTTTAAATATAACTATAAATGACGTCATTAATTCTACAATGTCGTCCTACATATCACAAAAGAATGTAAATGACACAATACTAGGTAATAGTTCCGTTACTCCTTCATTATCAACAGTAACCATTGGTATAAACGAGACTGTCAGTTCGGAACCGGATGTACCTGAAGGTTATGGTCCTGGGATGTGCGCGCCAAGTACCGAAATCTTCAACAATACTGTCACATATATTTACCAAAAGATTTACGCTGGATTTTATCTCATATCTTTTCtaattgttcttattttgtacgGATTAATATATCGATCGATTCATATTCGACGTGCATTGAAGGCCAAACGAAAACGATCAAGTTTGTTTCCCGCTTCTCCGAATGAATATTCTGCCGTTGATACACAGATGACTGTTTTAAACAATGGCCATGAGATCGCTGGAAAAGATGCAGATGGTCAGAAAAAGTTCAGAAAAAAAAGTCTTGGCTTGAAAGAAAAAGTGTTTTATGCCAACATACGAACTGCCGCCATGTTGTTTATTGTAACCATAGTGTTTTTGATTGCCTTTTTACCCTCTTGGTTGATGGCACATGACCTTGTGCCGTTTAGTAAGatcttattttacatgtattttatttacaatgTCGCCAATCCTATTATATATGCCTTCATGAATACTTCCTTCAGAGACGATCTACAGGCTGTCTTTAAAAGAATTTGTAACAGTAAATAG